A stretch of the Dehalococcoidia bacterium genome encodes the following:
- a CDS encoding aspartate kinase, translating into MPLIVQKYGGTSVGDAERIRNVARRIIATKQSGNDVVVVVSAMGDTTDDLIKLAYQVSDKPSARELDVLLSTGEIVASTLLAMALKSMGYEAISLSGAQAGIQTDANHSRARILNIEPGRIVQEVKKGCVVIVAGFQGITKDSDVTTLGRGGSDTTAVALAASLGAIVCERYTDVEGIYTADPRAVPEATKLKEISYDEMLELATYGSKVMHPRAVELGQIYNIPILVASSFNDHAGTLIHGGHMEIRNKVTAITHDMDVAKITVVGVPDRPGIAAAIFGPLSKAGVSVDTIVQNASIKHITDLTFTVTKGDAEKALAVVKPIAESIGARECVVDTKLGKVSIIGSGMQNTPGYAATMFSTLSAAGINIQLITTSEIRITVIIDENKVKEAVKALHKAFELEKE; encoded by the coding sequence ATGCCTCTTATAGTCCAGAAATACGGCGGCACCTCGGTAGGCGATGCGGAACGCATACGCAACGTGGCGCGGCGCATCATTGCCACCAAGCAGTCAGGCAACGATGTTGTCGTGGTGGTTTCCGCTATGGGCGACACGACGGATGACCTCATTAAGCTGGCCTATCAGGTAAGCGACAAGCCCAGCGCGCGCGAGCTGGACGTGCTGCTCTCCACCGGTGAGATAGTGGCCAGCACGCTCCTGGCGATGGCGCTGAAGAGCATGGGCTACGAAGCCATCAGCCTTTCCGGCGCGCAGGCCGGCATACAGACCGACGCCAACCACAGCCGGGCGCGCATCCTCAACATCGAACCCGGCCGCATCGTGCAGGAGGTCAAGAAAGGCTGCGTCGTCATCGTGGCAGGATTCCAGGGCATCACCAAGGACAGCGACGTCACCACGCTGGGACGCGGCGGCTCCGACACCACGGCGGTGGCGCTGGCGGCGAGCTTAGGAGCCATAGTCTGCGAGCGTTATACCGACGTCGAAGGCATCTACACCGCCGACCCCCGCGCCGTGCCCGAGGCCACCAAGCTCAAAGAGATAAGCTACGACGAGATGCTGGAGCTGGCCACCTACGGCAGCAAGGTAATGCACCCGCGCGCCGTGGAGCTGGGGCAGATTTACAACATCCCCATCCTGGTGGCTTCCAGCTTCAACGACCACGCGGGAACTCTCATTCATGGAGGGCATATGGAAATACGCAACAAGGTCACCGCCATCACTCATGATATGGATGTGGCCAAGATAACGGTTGTTGGGGTACCGGACAGGCCGGGCATCGCCGCCGCCATTTTCGGGCCGCTGTCCAAAGCCGGTGTCAGCGTGGACACCATCGTCCAGAACGCCAGCATCAAGCATATCACCGACCTCACCTTTACTGTGACTAAGGGCGATGCAGAGAAGGCGCTGGCGGTGGTCAAGCCTATTGCCGAGTCCATCGGCGCGCGCGAGTGTGTCGTTGATACCAAACTGGGCAAGGTGAGCATTATCGGCAGCGGCATGCAGAACACGCCGGGCTATGCCGCCACCATGTTCAGCACACTCTCCGCCGCGGGCATAAATATCCAGCTTATCACCACTTCAGAAATCAGAATCACAGTCATTATTGACGAAAACAAGGTGAAGGAAGCGGTAAAGGCCTTGCACAAGGCCTTCGAGCTGGAAAAAGAATAG
- a CDS encoding cofactor-independent phosphoglycerate mutase produces the protein MKYCVLIIDGAAGWPIKDRGNKTTLELARTPNLDALAREGTLGLTNNVPPGMEPSSAVACMSLLGYDPAVYYRGRAAIEAISMGVPVSRGETVFRCNLVATKGGRMWSYCAGHIESEEAREFIETLNEKLGSDEVEFFPGVGYRHLLKLKGHTDTIKAVCTPPHDIPDKPVVEYLPKGRGSRFLNKLMADSQEVLKHHPVNYHRASRGQIPSTSIWLFWGSGPVPKTPSFKKAYGLKAAITSGVDLLKGLGKMTGMTILNIKGVTDNTKNNFAGQAEGALKALAKHDLVVVHVEAPDEAGHAGDAAEKIEAIQKIDAEIVSRLRSYRQDSLRILVLPDHPTPVPARTHVAEPVPFLMWGPGFEADDAVRFTESEAQKTGVLVPLGHNVMSRFTGRP, from the coding sequence ATGAAATACTGCGTTTTGATAATCGACGGGGCCGCCGGCTGGCCCATCAAAGATAGGGGCAATAAAACCACACTCGAGTTAGCGCGCACCCCCAACCTGGACGCGCTGGCCCGCGAAGGCACCCTCGGCCTGACCAACAACGTGCCGCCTGGCATGGAGCCCTCCAGCGCGGTAGCCTGCATGTCGCTGCTGGGCTACGACCCCGCAGTTTACTACCGAGGCCGCGCCGCCATCGAGGCCATCAGCATGGGCGTTCCGGTGAGCCGCGGCGAAACGGTCTTCCGCTGCAACCTGGTGGCCACCAAGGGCGGGCGCATGTGGAGTTACTGCGCCGGCCATATCGAGAGCGAAGAGGCGCGCGAATTTATAGAAACATTAAACGAGAAGCTGGGCAGCGACGAGGTAGAGTTTTTCCCGGGCGTCGGCTATCGCCACCTCCTCAAACTCAAAGGACACACGGATACTATAAAAGCCGTCTGCACCCCGCCCCACGATATCCCCGACAAGCCAGTAGTGGAATACCTTCCCAAGGGGCGCGGCAGCCGTTTCCTCAACAAGCTCATGGCCGATTCGCAGGAGGTGCTCAAGCATCACCCGGTGAACTATCACCGCGCTTCGCGCGGGCAGATACCGTCCACCTCGATATGGCTCTTCTGGGGCAGCGGCCCCGTCCCCAAAACACCCTCCTTCAAGAAGGCTTACGGGCTCAAAGCCGCCATCACTTCAGGCGTCGACCTGCTGAAGGGCCTGGGCAAGATGACCGGCATGACTATCCTGAATATCAAAGGCGTTACCGACAACACGAAAAACAATTTCGCCGGACAGGCCGAAGGCGCGCTGAAGGCGCTTGCCAAGCACGACCTGGTGGTGGTTCACGTCGAAGCGCCGGACGAGGCCGGACACGCCGGCGATGCCGCAGAAAAAATCGAGGCTATCCAGAAAATCGATGCTGAGATCGTGAGCAGGCTACGCTCTTACAGACAGGACAGCCTGCGCATCCTCGTTTTGCCGGACCACCCCACTCCTGTGCCCGCGCGCACCCACGTGGCCGAGCCGGTGCCTTTCCTTATGTGGGGGCCCGGTTTCGAGGCGGATGATGCCGTTCGTTTCACTGAATCCGAGGCGCAAAAAACTGGCGTATTGGTTCCCCTCGGGCATAATGTCATGAGCCGCTTTACCGGGAGGCCGTAA